The Polaribacter sp. HaHaR_3_91 genomic sequence AAATGAAATCTGTTGGAATTTTAATTTAAACCTCAAAGGTTTTAAAACCTTTGAGGTTTATCTGTATTTTTAAAAATTAGAAGGGCTAGTAATCCTTAGGAGTATATGGCTTAAATTACTTATTAAAATTCAGGGCCATGAAATTCAATATCTTATAGAACCTATTGTACCCCAATTAAGGTTGGTTTCATTTAATAGAAAAACTACTCTTCCGTTTCAAAAGTGATATGTTGGTAAGCACCAATATCAGGATTTGTACTTCTGTCAATACCTAAAATATCTGTAGTGAAAGAGGTTGCTTTTGCTTTATTAATAGCATCAGATTCTTCACCAATTATAAAATCACTCTTTTGAGTATTTTTAAAATGAGCATTACCGTTTATAATATTGTCTTGGTAAAAAGAACTTGTAAAATCTAGTTCGATGTTGTCTTTAAAAGAGTCATTACTATCTGTAAACTTAATCATGGAATTACTAACGTTGTAGTTAAATATACCGCCTCCATCAACTTTATCTAAGATAAACTCTATGTTGTTATTTCCATCAAAAATACAATTGGTAAAATTAGCCGCATGTAAATTTCTGGTCTCAATAATTTCTTGTCCTGTTGCATCCGAATATACAAAAAAATTGTTCACCAAAACAGCAGGAAGTTGACGTAAACCACTGTTCCAAAAGTTTGCAAAAGTAGAATGCGTAAAATTATACGTTCCACCAATAGTTGCTGCTAAAGAAACCTGACCAGCAGCGCCAATAACTACATTATTACCTTCAATATTTGCTTCTCTACCTAAAATACCATAACTAGAATGGTTGTAGATTTCTGTGTTCTGTAATTTTAAAGTTGGAGTAGAAGGAGTACCAATGCTATCAACCAAAATACCTATTATTCCGTTTTTAATAATGGCGTGGTTCATTTCATTGTTTTTACTTCCAGCACGCATCCAAATAGTTCCCCATTGTCCTGCAGTTTCACTAAAAGAGTGTTCTAGTCGGTCTCCTTCGAAAATTACTTTATTAGCAAGTGTTCCGTTTACTTTTAAGGTAGCTTGGTTATCTACAATTAAACCAGAATTATCATGAAAATAAACTTTTGCTCCAGCTTCAATAGTTAGTGTTTTGTTTGCTGGTACAGCTGCAAATCCATAAATAACCGTAGGTTTCACATTGGTAATGGTTAATTCTGTATCTGTTAAAAAACGTCCTTTTAAAGTGGTTGGTTCTCCGTCTAAAGTTAAGCTATCAATTTTCATGGAAATAGCATCTTTTCTAGGAAATATAAAATTAGCATCTTGTACTAAAGTAACTAAATCTACATCTTGTTGAGAACTACCAGAATCGAATAGAATTCTATCCGTGTATAACGGATTAACCACATTACTCGCATTTATAGTAGTTTCTACAAAGATAAAAATACTGTCTTTGGCAAGAATATCTATGTTTTTAAAATCTTTTCCAGGAATTCCATCTACATTTAACCTGTAGTTAGAATTTGTACCGTTTTCTAATTTTATTTCAGGAATGGTGATAGCATTTTTTCCTCTATTATATACTTTTAAATTATACGTGGCAGAACCAATATTTGTAAATATGGTATCTAGAAAAACGGTGTCTTTAGAAAAATCTAATGCACCAGAACTTGGTGTTGTATTAAAATCTTTTCTACAAGAACTTACAGAAATAAGAACGAGACAAATAATAAAGGAAATAAAGTAACGCATAATAGTAATTTCTGTCTCCTCGAGCGCAGTCGAGAGGTTGGTTATAGGTCTCGACTGCGCTCGACCTGACATTTTATTAAAATATAATAATAGAACTTTTTAATAAGTCTATTATTGTTTTTTAATCAATTCAATTTCAAATAATTTACCCCAATGTTTACCTGTTACAAAAAGACGGTTATTCTCTTTGTCATAAGCAATACCATTTAAAACTTCGTCATGAGGAACTAATTTTTGTGTTTTTTCCATTTCTGTATGCAATCCTTTTAAGTTTGCAATACCTTCTACAACACCTGTTTTTGGATCTATGACAACGATAGCATTTTGCTGATATTTATTTGCATAGATTTTTCCATTGATCAATTCTAATTCATTTAAGTCAGCCACTGCGTATTTGTTGGTGTACACTTGAATCGATTTTTCTTCTTTTAAAGTCTCTGGGTCTAAGAACCAAATTTTGTTTGTACCATCAGATTTTATCAACTGAGTTCCGTTATGTGTAAAACCCCAACCTTCTGCACTATTATTATAGGCAAATTCTTTTTCTTGTTTAAAGGTTTCTAGATTATAAACAAAACCCTTTTTAGCCTGCCAAGTTAACCAGTAAATCTTATTATTAAGAATGGTCATTCCTTCACCAAAATACTTTTTATCTAAATCTATTTTTTGTAAAACTTTACCCGTTTCAATTTCAACTTTTCTTAGTGTAGATTTTCCTCTTTGACCTGTAGTTTCATATAAAAAACCATCATGATATTCTAAACCTTGTGTGTATGCGGTTTTATCATGCGGATATTCATTTATAATTTTATAGTCATATACAACAGGTTTTTTATTTGCTAAAACTTCAAAAAAACTATTTTCTTTTTTTGTCTTTTCAGCATAAAAAACCAGCGCAGAAATTTGGTGCTTTCCAACGCCTAATTCAGTTGTATTAATAGAAATTGCATTTCCATCCGAAGAAACTTCATTTCCATTCACGAAAAATTGAACACTATTTATGGCTTTCTCTTCTTTCTCTTTTAAAGTAACTTCTACATTAGAATTTAGAGCGACTTGTTTTTTATGCTCTAAACTAAATTTATAGACATCAGAACAAGATGTAATTAGCAGAAAACACGCAAAAAATGTAACAAGTAAGGTATTCTTTTTCATTTTTGTAATTATTTATATTTATTTTTAGTCTTTTTAGCTTTTATAAAAGTGCTGAAAAACCACTATTTATCAACGAAATCTGATGTAAAAATAACTAATGTGATTGTTAGACCAAATAAAAACAAAATATTTATTTGTTAATTAAAAAATATAGTTAAATTTGCATCCTCAAAATAGTAAACAACAACTATTTAGAGAATCGAGTAAGCTTTACCAACTTCACTCATGCAAACATAACATTAAAGTATTAAAATATAATAAAATGAGAAAAGGAATTCATCCAGAAAATTACAGAATGGTAGCTTTTAAAGACATGTCTAACGAAGATGTATTTTTAACACGTTCTACAGTAGACACTAAAGAAACGTTAGAAGTTGATGGTGTTGAGTATCCTTTAGTAAAATTAGAGATCTCTAGAACATCTCACCCATTTTACACTGGTAAATCTAAACTTATTGATGCTGCAGGACGTATCGATAAATTTAAAACGAAATACGCAAAATTCAAAAAAGAGTAATTCTTTTAGAATTTTCAACATATTTAAAACTCCAACATTTATTTGTTGGAGTTTTTTATTTTAGATTATATTGATTTTTTGGGGTGTTTAACATGGAAAACAAGATATTGTAATTTGTGGTTTTCTGTGTAGTCTATTTTTTAGTAATTTTGATGTTGTCTTGCAGGTCAAGACTTAGGTGATTATCTGTTTTTAAGTTGATATTATTAAGAGTTTTTAGAGGTGAAAAAGAAGGAAGTAATTAGATTAGAAACAATTTATTATAATAAATAAGAAGAGTATATTTTATGAAAAATTTTGATATTGTTATTATTGGTGGTGGTCCTATTGGAATTGCTTGCGGATTAGAAGCTCAAAAAAATGGGTTGAGCTATGTAATTTTAGAAAAAGGGCCAATAGTAAATTCATTATATAATTATCCAGTGAATATGCAATTTTTCTCTTCTTCAGAAAAGTTAGAGATCGACGAAATTCCGTTTATTAGTAAAGAAGCTAAACCAAGAAGGAGTGAGGCTTTAGAATATTATCGAAGAATTGCAACTTCAAATAAGCTACATATTAATTTATTTGAAAAAGTAACTTCTGTGTCTAAATATGAAGATGAATTTTCAATTATTTCTGATAAAAACACCTATAAGTCTAAGAATATTGTTATTGCAACTGGTTTTTATGATATTCCGAATTTGCTAAACGTACCTGGTGAAGATTTACCAAAAGTTTCTCACTATTATAATGACCCACATTTTTATGCTGGACAAAAATTAGCTGTTATTGGGGCGAGCAATTCGTCTGTAGATGCAGCTTTAGAAAGTTATAGAAAAGGAGCAGATGTTACCTTAATTATTAGAGGGACAGAAGTTGGACAACGTGTAAAATATTGGGTAAGACCAGATATTATCAACCGTATAAAGGAAGAAAGTATTCAGGTTTTTTATAGCAGTACGGTAAAAGAAATAACAAAGGATACCATTGTTATAAATACTGAAAATGGAGAAGAAACGTTACTAAATGACTTTGTTTTAGCATTAACGGGTTATAAACCAAATTTTACGTTTTTAGAGCAAGTTGGTGTTTCTTTTTCTAATGATGAAAAGAAAATTCCTACTTATAATGATGAAACGATGGAAACCAATGTGAATGGAGTCTATTTAGCAGGCGTTATTTGTGGTGGAATGGAAACGCACAAATGGTTTATAGAAAACTCAAGAATCCATGCAAAAATGATTGTAAGTAATATTAAAAAATTAAAAGAATAGTTTGCTGCAAACTATTCTTTTAATTCATAAACATCAATTTGAAGTTCATCAACTTGATCTTTAGGTATTTTTTTAATCACTTTTTTAGTAAAATTAGGTGTCTGAATATAATAACTAACTTCACCTTCGCGCCCGGGTACATATTTAATCTCTAACGTATTTGTACCTTTAATTAAGTGTAAATCTGTAAGTCCGCCTGTGCCTCCAAAATACATTAAGCTATTACCATTTAGAGTTGCTTGAAAGACATCCATTCTTTCAGAGTAAATAAAAGCAGCATCTTTATTACCTAAAGTAACTTTTTCTTTTTCTGATTTATCTTTTTTAAACTTTAAGTCAAACTTTGAAGTTATAGTTCCAGATTCTTTTTCGCTTGAAACATAGTAAAAAGGAATATATTCTATTGAGCTTCTTAAACCAAAACTAAATTTTCTAGGTGGATTGAAGTTTGTTGTTCTTCTATCAAATTTTATTTCAATAGTATTCTCGCCTTCTTTTAATACAAAAGCCATTAGGTCTTGAATAAAAGGAGGCATGTCTTGTAATTGATTTTTAAATGGGTGTTCTTCATTAAAAATCTTTAGACCAGAAAGGTCTCCTTTGTTTACCGGTTTTCCATTAATTTTTAGCTGAACATCGTAATTACTATTATGTCCAGAAACAAAAGCTTTAATATGTTTAGTGTCTTGGGATGTCATACTTATAAAAATTAGTGAAATTAAAATTAATAAACTCGCTCTTTTCTTCATGTCAGTTTTCTTGTTTTTAATTGTTATATTTTAGAAATGTTACTTTCTTAAATAGCAATATAGAGGGGGAGATTTTTATTAATATTCTTTAAAATCGATAGATTTATTGGGCAAATGTAAATGTTATTCTATGATTTTTAAACGTTGTATCTATTTCATTCTGGAAATAAATGAACCCTCTTTTTAGTTCGATACCTAGAAGGTAGTTACTCAACTGTTTATTTACTTTTTTATTAAAAAAAAGCTAGCTGTAAAAAAGACATTATGGAAACCAATTTAAAAGGTGTGTGTTTAGTAGATCTTGTTTTCGGAGGTGTGGAATACACATAGAATTTAAAAGAAACAAGCCTTAACATTTAATTGTTAAGGCTTGTTTTTAGCTGTTTTAATATTTTGTTTAAAACAATTTCTTATAATAATCAGTTGCCATTCTTTGGGTTGTAAACTCAGGAATAACATCATCCATAGCTTTAAATACTATTTTTTGCCAGTTTTTAGGAGCATCGTAATACGTTGGTAATACTTTGTTTTCTAAAATATTGTATAAATTATCGGCGTCCAATTTGTCTTGCTCATAGGTTGGTAATTTATAATCTATTGCTGGTAGTACGAAACAGTTTTCTTCGTTCTTTTTAAATTCAGGTATCCAGCCATCATCTGTAGAAACATTTACAGAACCATTCATTGCAGCGGTCATACCACTTGTGCCAGAAGCTTCACGTGTAATTCTTGGCGTGTTCAACCAAACATCAGAACCACATTTTAATTTTCTAGACAAGTCTATTTCGTAACCAATAACTACTGCTAAATTTGGTTCTTGTTTAGATTGATGTACCAAGTGG encodes the following:
- a CDS encoding glutaminyl-peptide cyclotransferase: MKKNTLLVTFFACFLLITSCSDVYKFSLEHKKQVALNSNVEVTLKEKEEKAINSVQFFVNGNEVSSDGNAISINTTELGVGKHQISALVFYAEKTKKENSFFEVLANKKPVVYDYKIINEYPHDKTAYTQGLEYHDGFLYETTGQRGKSTLRKVEIETGKVLQKIDLDKKYFGEGMTILNNKIYWLTWQAKKGFVYNLETFKQEKEFAYNNSAEGWGFTHNGTQLIKSDGTNKIWFLDPETLKEEKSIQVYTNKYAVADLNELELINGKIYANKYQQNAIVVIDPKTGVVEGIANLKGLHTEMEKTQKLVPHDEVLNGIAYDKENNRLFVTGKHWGKLFEIELIKKQ
- a CDS encoding type B 50S ribosomal protein L31 — its product is MRKGIHPENYRMVAFKDMSNEDVFLTRSTVDTKETLEVDGVEYPLVKLEISRTSHPFYTGKSKLIDAAGRIDKFKTKYAKFKKE
- a CDS encoding YpdA family putative bacillithiol disulfide reductase, whose amino-acid sequence is MKNFDIVIIGGGPIGIACGLEAQKNGLSYVILEKGPIVNSLYNYPVNMQFFSSSEKLEIDEIPFISKEAKPRRSEALEYYRRIATSNKLHINLFEKVTSVSKYEDEFSIISDKNTYKSKNIVIATGFYDIPNLLNVPGEDLPKVSHYYNDPHFYAGQKLAVIGASNSSVDAALESYRKGADVTLIIRGTEVGQRVKYWVRPDIINRIKEESIQVFYSSTVKEITKDTIVINTENGEETLLNDFVLALTGYKPNFTFLEQVGVSFSNDEKKIPTYNDETMETNVNGVYLAGVICGGMETHKWFIENSRIHAKMIVSNIKKLKE